The sequence below is a genomic window from Mycobacterium sp. ITM-2016-00316.
CCACCGGGCCGGATTCCAGGAGTAGCACCTCGACATCTGGATCTTCGGCAAGTCTGGTGGCCACCACGCAGCCTGCCGAGCCGGCTCCGACGACGACGTAGTCGTATTCCCTTGCCGTGGTGCCGGTCTCCGATGCGCCCAGCATGATGGTGTCTCCTCTGTTGTCGGTGTTGTGTACCAGGGTTTTTCGCATCAGGACCGGGTGGCGCCCGCGGCCTGGCTGATCAGGTCGGCGACGGCGCCGGGCTGGGAGACGGTGACGGCGTGGGAGGCGTCGACCTCGACGGTGTGCGATGTGGCGCGTTCGCCCATGTACCGCATGGAGTCGGCGGGGATGGCAAGGTCCTTGGTGGTGACCATGTTCCAGGACGGGATGGTCTTCCAGGCGGCCTTGGTCGCGGGGTCTTCCAGCGCGGCTGCAGTGATGGGCCGTTGGGTGGCTGCCATCAGCGTGGCGACGTCGGCGGGCACGTCGGCGGCGAACACCGCGGCGAACTCGTCCTGCTTGATGTAGAGCTCATCGGCGATGCCGCCCTCGGGCAGGGGATAGGGCACCGCGTGCAGCGCGGGCCCGAGCTCGGCTCCGGGGAACTTGGCGGCCAACTGCCCGGTGCTCTCGCCCACCTCGAGGATGAAGCTCGCCACGTACACCAGGGCCTTGACATTGGGGCTGGCGTCCGCGGCTTCGCTGATCACCGAACCGCCGTAGGAATGGCCGGCGAGGACCACCGGGCCGGCCACACTGTCGACGACGCTGCGCACATATGCGGCGTCGGCGGCGAGGCCGCGCAGCGGATTGGCCGCCGCGATGACCGGGTAGCCGTCGGCCTGGAGCTGTTCGATGACGCCATTCCAGCTGGAGGAGTCGGCGAAAGCCCCGTGCACGAGCACCACGGTGGGCCGGTCGGCCGGGGCGGGTGGCTGCGCTGCTGCGCCGGTGCAACCCGCGCTCAGGGCTGTCACGGACAGTGCGGCGGTCACGGTGATGAGGGCGGTACGGATGGTCATGGATCGTCTCCGGGTAGATGGGATAAATGCAATATATTGCATATCGGTTGTCTACGTCCAGCGGCCGGCGGGCGCCGGGCCGCGTCCAGCGTCGGGCCTCCCGCAGGAGGAGGGTCAAGCGGTGTCGACCGTGGGCAATCTCCCAGGTACCGGCGTTAGGTTGAACTCGGCGGCCACCCACGTCGTATCAGAGACGGAGGTTGGGAGTGGACGATCCGGAGGCCGCGATGATGCGGGTCTTGTACGACGAGCACGCAGCAGCGCTGTGGCGCTACGCCCTGCGCCTGACCGGCGATGCCGGCAGGGCGGAGGACGTGGTGCAGGAGACGCTGTTGCGGGCCTGGCGCCATCCCGAAGTCAGCGCCGACCCGGATCGGCCCGCTCGGGCCTGGCTGTACACCGTGGCGCGTAATCTCGTCATCGACGAACGGCGCAGTGCGCGGTTCCGCAACGAGGCAGGGACGCCCGATGTCGAAACGGTCGCCGGAAACACCGCCGCTGCCGGCCCCGACGAAGTGGACACCGCGTTGGACCGACTGTTGATCAGCACCGCGTTGAGCGAACTCTCCGAGGACCACCGCGCGGTCATCCGGCGGGCCTACTACCAAGGCTGGAGTACCGCGCAGATCGCCGCCGACCTCGGCATCGCCGAAGGGACGGTGAAATCCCGGCTGCATTACGCGGTGCGCGCGCTGAGACTGAACCTGCAGGAAATGGGGGTGACCCGATGACCGAATTCACCCAGACCGCCGCGGGCGACCCGTACCTCACCTGGGACGCCAGTTACGTGCTCGGCGCGCTGACTCCCGGCGAGCGCCGAGACTTCGAGGCACACCTGCAGACGTGTGCACGCTGCCGCGACGCGGTCGCCGAGCTGACCGGGATGCCGGCGCTGCTGGCGATGGTGGACCTCGACGAGGTGGCGGCGCTCGACAACCGGCTGCCCGACCCGCCGTTGCGTCCGGAGCTGCGCGAGCATGTGCTGGACCGGGTGCGAGCCCGCCGCCGCAGGTCCCGGTGGCTGACCACCGTCGCGGTGGGTGTGGCGGCAGCACTGCTCGCCGTCGGTCTGGTCGTGGTCATCGCGCCGGAAACCGTGGGACTGCAACAGGGTTCACCGGCCGTCGCGATGCTGGCGATGGACAAGGTCAACGAGACGCCGATCAATGCGAGTATCGCGCTGTCCAGCTACAGCTGGGGCACTCGCATCGACATGGCGTGCAGCTACGGGGACTGGGGTCAACGCGACGGTGCGGCGCAGAATCTCGGAATGGTCGTCGTGGGACACGACGGCAGCCGGACCCAGGTCGCGACCTGGCTCGGCCTGTCCGGCGCCACCGCGCTGCCCAGCGGCAACGTCGCGCTGCCGCAAAGCGGAATCGCCTCTGTGCAACTGGTTTCCGCCGACGATGGCACGGTGCTGCTGGAGCGGAATCTGTGAGGTCCGCGAGATCCGTCGGCGCCTCGATACGGGAAAAGCCCCGCCGGTACGGTAAGAAAGGTCATGCCCTCACCTCCCGGCAAACGTGACCCGATCACGCTGGCGCGCGCGAACTGGGAACGGGCCGGCTGGGGTGAGGTCGCCGACGGCATGGTGGCGGTGACCTCGGTGATGCGGGCCCATCAGATCCTGCTGGCCCGGGTCGAGACCGCGCTGCGGCCCTACGACCTCAGTTTCTCCCGGTTCGAACTGCTGCGGCTGCTGGCTT
It includes:
- a CDS encoding anti-sigma factor, whose protein sequence is MTEFTQTAAGDPYLTWDASYVLGALTPGERRDFEAHLQTCARCRDAVAELTGMPALLAMVDLDEVAALDNRLPDPPLRPELREHVLDRVRARRRRSRWLTTVAVGVAAALLAVGLVVVIAPETVGLQQGSPAVAMLAMDKVNETPINASIALSSYSWGTRIDMACSYGDWGQRDGAAQNLGMVVVGHDGSRTQVATWLGLSGATALPSGNVALPQSGIASVQLVSADDGTVLLERNL
- a CDS encoding sigma-70 family RNA polymerase sigma factor, yielding MDDPEAAMMRVLYDEHAAALWRYALRLTGDAGRAEDVVQETLLRAWRHPEVSADPDRPARAWLYTVARNLVIDERRSARFRNEAGTPDVETVAGNTAAAGPDEVDTALDRLLISTALSELSEDHRAVIRRAYYQGWSTAQIAADLGIAEGTVKSRLHYAVRALRLNLQEMGVTR
- a CDS encoding alpha/beta fold hydrolase, giving the protein MTIRTALITVTAALSVTALSAGCTGAAAQPPAPADRPTVVLVHGAFADSSSWNGVIEQLQADGYPVIAAANPLRGLAADAAYVRSVVDSVAGPVVLAGHSYGGSVISEAADASPNVKALVYVASFILEVGESTGQLAAKFPGAELGPALHAVPYPLPEGGIADELYIKQDEFAAVFAADVPADVATLMAATQRPITAAALEDPATKAAWKTIPSWNMVTTKDLAIPADSMRYMGERATSHTVEVDASHAVTVSQPGAVADLISQAAGATRS